From a single Brassica napus cultivar Da-Ae chromosome C9, Da-Ae, whole genome shotgun sequence genomic region:
- the LOC125592331 gene encoding uncharacterized protein LOC125592331, with protein MGLMVTSPVSESLLLLPPPPEPPPSVLPLDLLGGIPAPDPPDPPDPPDMFGESDLSSLPCLCFTLIAARSHLFNGTITACSVWLLLVPLRVKLVRHLLLPSAGCRSWIYDFVWGKHRFFSMFLSLFSKGILLLRKIGDGFKKANLGSLLSDLFVCPWWFLQLHTLLWLRISSQFQGSSKRCMITFVAKLLAAFYAFVAAACSGSSSPSVASDSRGVISPISTRDSLLSCLCVMFAYIYVYVTCFACDAAVSLASLALLYYLLNDYSFDGV; from the exons ATGGGGTTAATGGTGACTTCTCCAGTCTCAGAGTCATTGTTGCTCCTTCCTCCACCTCCTGAACCGCCGCCATCTGTTCTTCCTCTAGACCTGCTTGGTGGGATCCCTGCCCCCGACCCTCCTGATCCTCCTGACCCTCCCGACATGTTCGGTGAATCAGATCTGTCGTCTCTCCCCTGTCTCTGTTTCACACTAATAGCTGCAAGGTCTCATCTGTTTAATGGTACGATAACAGCTTGCTCAGTCTGGTTGTTGCTCGTACCTCTTAGAGTGAAGCTTGTTAGGCATCTGCTTCTCCCTTCTGCCGGTTGCAGATCTTGGATCTATGATTTTGTCTGGGGAAAACATCGTTTTTTCTCCATGTTCTTGAGCTTATTTTCGAAAG GTATACTACTACTCAGAAAGATAGGAGATGGATTCAAAAAAGCCAACCTTGGCTCTTTACTTTCAGACTTGTTTGTCTGTCCGTGGTGGTTCTTGCAACTCCACACCCTTTTATGGTTGAGGATCTCCTCACAATTCCAAGGCTCATCAAAAAGGTGCATGATCACTTTTGTAGCCAAGCTTCTTGCTGCTTTCTATGCATTTGTTGCGGCAGCATGTTCGGGTAGCAGCTCACCGAGTGTGGCTTCTGATTCCCGTGGCGTCATCTCACCGATTAGCACTAGGGATTCACTCTTAAGTTGCTTGTGTGTTATGTTTGCTTATATCTATGTTTATGTTACCTGCTTTGCATGTGATGCAGCAGTTTCTTTAGCTAGTCTAGCTCTGTTATATTACTTGTTGAACGATTACTCTTTTGATGGAGTCTAA